One Bacilli bacterium genomic window, CAGACAGGGAAAATATCAACAGCAAATCGGAAGATATATGGCGCAACGATAAAGAGCCTTATCGCGTCAAGCTTTCCTGTATGCTGGAGAAAATCCAGAACACTGAAAACAACGCGGACGTAAATCCGCGGGCAAAATACATGTCGGCTGAAGAATTGCGGGCGGATCTGGAAATTATCGACCGCAGTCTGCGGTTTCATTTTGCCGACTTTGTTGCCGACACACAATTGAAAAGATTAATCCGCCAGGTTGAGTTGTTCGGTTTTCATCTGGCTACGCTGGACGTCAGGCAGCACAGCAAGGAACATGAACTGGCGCTTAGTGAAATTTTGCAGAAGATGGGCATTCTATCCGATTACGGAAAGCTTGGGGAAGCCGAAAAGATTGATTTGCTCCACCGGCTGCTGCAAGACCAGCGCCCTTTGACTTCGCCCTATACGGAATATTCGGAAGCGACGCAAGAGTGCCTGAATTTGTTCCGCATGATCAAAGCGGCGCAACAGGAGTTTGGCGCGGAGTGCATCAAAAGCTATCTGATCAGCATGACGCAGGGCGCCAGCGATTTATTGGAAGTGCTGCTTCTGGCGAAAGAAGCGGGCCTGTACGGCAGGCATATGGACGGGAAAGTGTTCTGCACGCTGCAGCCTGTTCCGTTATTTGAAACAATCGACGATTTGCATGCCGCGCCGGATATCATGCGGTCGTTATTCGCCTTGCCGGCCTACCGGGAAAGCGTGAAAGCGTTTGGCGAGCTGCAGGAAATCATGCTCGGCTATTCCGACAGCAACAAAGACGGCGGCGTCGTAACGGCAAACTGGGAGCTGCGCGTCGCCATGCTGACGATCACCGAAGCGGCCAACGAAGCGGGGGTCAAACTGAAATTTTTCCACGGTCGCGGCGGCGCGTTAGGCCGCGGCGGGATGCCGCTAAACCGCAGTATCGTCGCCCAACCGTCGCATACGATCGGCGGCGGCATCAAGATTACGGAGCAGGGCGAAGTTTTGTCCTCCCGCTATTCCATGCGGGGAATTGCCTACCGCAGCCTGGAGCAGGCGACTTCGGCGCTATTGTCGGCGGCCATGCAGGCGCGCCATCCGCAATCGATTTTGCAGGAACACGAATGGGAAAACATCATGCGGGACATTTCCGCAACCGCGCTGCGCAAATATCAGGATTTGGTATTCCGCGAGCCGAACTTCGTGGAATTTTTCAAGGAATCCACGCCATAGCCGGAAATTGGCGAGCTAAACATCGGCTCGCGCCCGTCCAAACGGAAAAACAGCGATCGGCTCGAAGATTTGCGGGCCATTCCGTGGATGTTCGCCTGGACGCAAAGCCGCTACTTGATGCCGGCGTGGTATGCCGCAGGAACCGGATTGTTGTCGTTTTATAACAATAACGAGGACAACCTGCGGATATTGCGGGAAATGTACGCAAAATGGCCGTTCTTCAGTTCCTTGATCGACAATCTGCAAATGGCTTTGGCCAAGTCGGATTTGCTTATTTCCAAAGAATACGCCGCAATGACGAAAGACGAACAGGTGCGCACGCGGATCTTCGGGCAAATTATGGACGAATACAGGCTGACGAAGGACATGCTGCTTAAAGTGACAGGACAAAAAGAAATCCTCGACAACGTTCCGGTCATTCAGGAATCGGTTCGCTTGCGCAATCCTTATGTCGATCCGCTCAGCTACTTGCAAGTGCGCTTGTTGGCGGAACTGCGATCTTTGCGGGAAAAAGGAGAAGATGACGCCAATCTGCTGCGTGAAGTGCTGCTGACGATTAACGGAATCGCCGCCGGACTTCGCAATACGGGCTGATCGTCAATTCGAATCATGGTAAAATTGCGTCTCAACAAATGGGCTGCCGCTCTTCTCGTTTTGGTCGGGGCGTCCAGCTACGGCTTTTTGTCACCGGTAATCAAACTGGCCTATCAATCCGGATTTAGCGATGCGCAGGTTACGGCTAGCCAAATCATCTGGGGAACGATTCTGACTTGGGGCATTCTGCTTTTCAGGCCCAAGGATTGGACAAACCCTTTCCGCGGCCCGTGGTTGCGTTTGGCGTTCATCGGCATTTTTGGCCTGGCCATGACGACCGTAGTGCTCAATTTTGCCCTGCATTATTTGCCGGTATCCTTTTCCGTCGTGCTTTTGTTTCAGTTCACCTGGATTACACTTGTCATCGAATCCGTAATCGCCCGCAAGATGCCCCGTCCGAAGCAAATCGGTTCGGTTGCCGTCATTCTGGCTGGCACTTTTCTGGCAGTGAACATGACCGCCGCCGACCTGCACAACGTACAACCCGTTGGCATTCTGCTCGGATTGGCGTCGGCGGTGACATATAGCGCATTTATCATGATGACGGGCAGGCTGAATACGAAAATGGCCCCCGTCATGCGCTCGGCGGTGATGCTGACCGCCGCGCTGCCGATTGCAGCCTTTTTGGCGCCGGTACAGTCGCTCGTGCGGCCCGGGATGTGGCCGCTCATGCTTTGGGGCATCCTGGCCGGAATTTTGGGGCAGGTCATCCCGACGATTTGCTATAATGTCGGCATTCCGGTCATCGGCGGCTCCCTGTCCGCGGTGCTCGGTTCCATCGAGCTTCCCGTTGCCGTATTGGCATCGAGCCTGATAGTGGGCGAAAAGGTGCATGCGTGGCAGTGGTTCGGCATCATTTTAATCGTTGCGGGCATTGCGCTCGCGGAATTGAAGACAGGGAAAAAAGTCATACGCAATATGCAGGAGGAGTCCAGGTGAATGTTTTGGAAACAAGGCTGGCCAAGCTGGCCAAGAGAGGAGACCGCAACGCGTTTTCCGAACTCGTTCGTCTATACAGCACCAAAATATTTCATCTGGCTTACCGCATGCTGAACAATCGGCAAGAAGCCGAGGATGTTGTTCAGGACACCTGTTTGCGCGTTTACCGCAATCTGGATAAATATGATCCCGAGCAAAGGTTTTCCACATGGATTTACCGCATTGCCACCAATCTTTGCATTGACCGCCTGCGCAGACGAAAAGGGCAATATTCGCTCGACGCCGATTTGCCGGAAGGGGACGGCCTGGATTGGCATTCCATGTTGGCAAGCGAGGAAAGAGGACCGGAGAGCAGTTTGCTCCTGTCGGAAAC contains:
- a CDS encoding DMT family transporter — encoded protein: MVKLRLNKWAAALLVLVGASSYGFLSPVIKLAYQSGFSDAQVTASQIIWGTILTWGILLFRPKDWTNPFRGPWLRLAFIGIFGLAMTTVVLNFALHYLPVSFSVVLLFQFTWITLVIESVIARKMPRPKQIGSVAVILAGTFLAVNMTAADLHNVQPVGILLGLASAVTYSAFIMMTGRLNTKMAPVMRSAVMLTAALPIAAFLAPVQSLVRPGMWPLMLWGILAGILGQVIPTICYNVGIPVIGGSLSAVLGSIELPVAVLASSLIVGEKVHAWQWFGIILIVAGIALAELKTGKKVIRNMQEESR
- the sigW gene encoding RNA polymerase sigma factor SigW, yielding MNVLETRLAKLAKRGDRNAFSELVRLYSTKIFHLAYRMLNNRQEAEDVVQDTCLRVYRNLDKYDPEQRFSTWIYRIATNLCIDRLRRRKGQYSLDADLPEGDGLDWHSMLASEERGPESSLLLSETQAKVRKAINTLPQKYKAVVVLRYLQDLSLQEISEILGLPVTTIKTRVHRGREYLRKKLEEDHLI